In one Ochotona princeps isolate mOchPri1 chromosome 16, mOchPri1.hap1, whole genome shotgun sequence genomic region, the following are encoded:
- the FOSB gene encoding protein FosB isoform X1, whose product MFQAFPGDYDSGSRCSSSPSAESQYLSSVDSFGSPSTAAASQECAGLGDMPGSFVPTVTAITTSQDLQWLVQPTLISSMAQSQGQPLASQPPAVDPYDMPGTSYSTPGLSGYSSGGTSGGGGPSTSGTSGPGPTRPARARPRRPREETLTPEEEEKRRVRRERNKLAAAKCRNRRRELTDRLQAETDQLEEEKAELESEIAELQKEKERLEFVLVAHKPGCKIPFDEGPGPGPLAEVRDGPGPAPAKEDGYSWLLPPPPPPPLPFETGQDAPPNLTASLFTHSEVHVLGDPFPVVPPSYTSSFVLTCPEVSAFAGAQRPSGSDQPCDPLGSPSLLAL is encoded by the exons ATGTTTCAAGCTTTCCCCGGAGACTACGACTCCGGCTCCCGCTGCAGCTCCTCGCCCTCTGCCGAGTCCCAGTACCTGTCTTCGGTGGACTCCTTCGGCAGCCCGTCCACCGCCGCCGCCTCCCAG GAGTGCGCCGGCCTCGGGGACATGCCCGGTTCGTTCGTGCCCACGGTCACAGCCATCACCACCAGCCAGGACCTCCAGTGGCTCGTCCAGCCCACCCTCATCTCATCCATGGCCCAGTCTCAGGGCCAGCCCCTGGCCTCGCAGCCCCCAGCCGTCGACCCCTACGACATGCCAGGCACCAGCTACTCCACGCCGGGTCTGAGTGGCTACAGCAGCGGTGGaaccagtggtggtggtggtccttCGACCAGCGGGACCAGTGGTCCCGGGCCTACTCGGCCAGCCCGAGCTCGGCCCAGGAGACCCCGGGAAGAGACG CTCACTCCCGAGGAAGAGGAGAAACGAAGGGTTCGCAGGGAGCGGAACAAGCTGGCGGCTGCCAAGTGCCGGAACCGTCGGAGGGAGCTGACTGACCGGCTGCAAGCg GAGACGGATCAGCTGGAGGAAGAAAAGGCAGAACTGGAGTCAGAGATCGCCGAGCTCCAAAAGGAGAAAGAGCGCCTGGAGTTTGTGCTGGTGGCCCACAAACCGGGCTGCAAGATCCCCTTCGATGAGGGGCCTGGGCCGGGCCCGCTGGCGGAGGTGAGAGACGGGCCGGGGCCAGCGCCCGCTAAGGAAGATGGTTACAGCtggctgctgccgcccccgccaCCACCGCCCCTGCCCTTCGAGACCGGCCAGGACGCGCCCCCCAACCTGACGGCTTCTCTCTTTACACACAGTGAAGTTCACGTCCTGGGCGACCCCTTCCCCGTTGTCCCCCCTTCGTACACTTCCTCGTTTGTTCTCACCTGCCCGGAGGTCTCCGCGTTCGCCGGCGCCCAACGCCCCAGCGGCAGCGACCAGCCTTGCGACCCCCTCGGCTCACCCTCCCTGCTCGCTCTGTGA
- the FOSB gene encoding protein FosB isoform X2, whose amino-acid sequence MFQAFPGDYDSGSRCSSSPSAESQYLSSVDSFGSPSTAAASQECAGLGDMPGSFVPTVTAITTSQDLQWLVQPTLISSMAQSQGQPLASQPPAVDPYDMPGTSYSTPGLSGYSSGGTSGGGGPSTSGTSGPGPTRPARARPRRPREETLTPEEEEKRRVRRERNKLAAAKCRNRRRELTDRLQAETDQLEEEKAELESEIAELQKEKERLEFVLVAHKPGCKIPFDEGPGPGPLAE is encoded by the exons ATGTTTCAAGCTTTCCCCGGAGACTACGACTCCGGCTCCCGCTGCAGCTCCTCGCCCTCTGCCGAGTCCCAGTACCTGTCTTCGGTGGACTCCTTCGGCAGCCCGTCCACCGCCGCCGCCTCCCAG GAGTGCGCCGGCCTCGGGGACATGCCCGGTTCGTTCGTGCCCACGGTCACAGCCATCACCACCAGCCAGGACCTCCAGTGGCTCGTCCAGCCCACCCTCATCTCATCCATGGCCCAGTCTCAGGGCCAGCCCCTGGCCTCGCAGCCCCCAGCCGTCGACCCCTACGACATGCCAGGCACCAGCTACTCCACGCCGGGTCTGAGTGGCTACAGCAGCGGTGGaaccagtggtggtggtggtccttCGACCAGCGGGACCAGTGGTCCCGGGCCTACTCGGCCAGCCCGAGCTCGGCCCAGGAGACCCCGGGAAGAGACG CTCACTCCCGAGGAAGAGGAGAAACGAAGGGTTCGCAGGGAGCGGAACAAGCTGGCGGCTGCCAAGTGCCGGAACCGTCGGAGGGAGCTGACTGACCGGCTGCAAGCg GAGACGGATCAGCTGGAGGAAGAAAAGGCAGAACTGGAGTCAGAGATCGCCGAGCTCCAAAAGGAGAAAGAGCGCCTGGAGTTTGTGCTGGTGGCCCACAAACCGGGCTGCAAGATCCCCTTCGATGAGGGGCCTGGGCCGGGCCCGCTGGCGGAG TGA